In Haliotis asinina isolate JCU_RB_2024 chromosome 16, JCU_Hal_asi_v2, whole genome shotgun sequence, the following are encoded in one genomic region:
- the LOC137267837 gene encoding acetylcholine receptor subunit alpha-like, producing the protein MATSTLIVNLWFVMQDQTIALTLCLSMCAAYGLQLGSDHGPLYRLYNDLLQHYKPYIRPRRNPNETVEVVVSYSMASVEALEETTQTVDSSGFLTLQWTDDLLTWNSNEYGGIDYINIPMEKLWFPDLSLTNGLDDLSLILPIGEKARVTSNGSITWFRDLKKRTKCSLDMRHFPFDTQTCSINLIQWVADIRQVNMTAGIVVIEPSLFQRNGEWEITGNSKDTFLHTYSGNKIQTEIEFTFIFKRKYLYYIITNILPVMFLSVLNLGVFLLPPESGEKVSLCISIVLSYAVFLSAIGGSLPEVSDTVSIFSIYLLTMMFLKVATTLITVFVLKVYHQTTEEAYSHSKCLTRRQIQDNFKTDYEQESKLVKQRTPLKKTNTQLAKYLNKIGFTIVSLLTVMITSLCFALLLKEQ; encoded by the coding sequence ACATCTACTTTGATTGTAAACCTTTGGTTCGTGATGCAGGACCAAACTATTGCTTTAACTCTGTGTCTAAGTATGTGTGCTGCATATGGACTTCAGCTTGGATCTGATCATGGCCCTCTGTACAGATTGTATAACGACCTTCTGCAGCACTACAAACCGTACATCCGACCCAGGAGGAATCCCAATGAGACGGTGGAGGTTGTGGTTTCCTATAGCATGGCATCAGTGGAAGCCTTGGAGGAAACTACCCAGACAGTTGATTCATCTGGATTCTTAACACTTCAGTGGACAGATGACCTGTTGACCTGGAACTCAAATGAGTATGGTGGTATAGATTATATAAATATACCCATGGAGAAACTGTGGTTTCCGGACTTGAGTTTGACAAATGGATTAGATGACCTGTCTTTGATATTGCCCATCGGGGAAAAGGCAAGAGTGACCAGCAATGGAAGTATCACGTGGTTTAGAGATTTGAAGAAACGTACAAAATGTTCTTTAGACATGCGGCATTTCCCTTTTGACACGCAGACGTGCAGTATCAATCTCATTCAGTGGGTCGCAGACATAAGGCAAGTCAATATGACTGCAGGTATAGTTGTGATTGAACCCTCACTGTTTCAACGAAATGGAGAATGGGAAATCACTGGAAACTCCAAGGACACCTTTCTTCATACATATAGTGGTAATAAAATTCAGACGGAGATTGAGTTCACGTTCATCTTCAAAAGGAAATATCTGTACTACATCATTACCAACATCCTTCCTGTCATGTTTCTTTCCGTCCTTAACCTTGGTGTGTTTCTACTTCCGCCTGAATCTGGGGAGAAGGTATCACTGTGCATTTCCATAGTGCTGTCGTACGCAGTGTTCTTGTCTGCCATTGGTGGAAGTCTACCGGAAGTGTCAGATACTGTGAGCATCTTCAGCATCTATCTTTTGACAATGATGTTCCTTAAAGTCGCAACGACTTTGATAACAGTCTTCGTTTTGAAAGTTTACCATCAGACCACCGAAGAAGCGTATTCCCACTCAAAGTGCCTCACGAGAAGACAGATACAGGACAACTTCAAAACAGATTATGAACAAGAGAGTAAACTCGTAAAACAGCGAACACCTTTGAAGAAGACAAACACACAACTCGCAAAATATTTAAACAAGATTGGTTTCACTATTGTATCTTTACTTACAGTCATGATCACCAGTTTGTGCTTCGCACTGCTATTGAAAGAACAGTAA